One genomic region from Oryzias melastigma strain HK-1 linkage group LG19, ASM292280v2, whole genome shotgun sequence encodes:
- the ca15b gene encoding carbonic anhydrase XVb produces MNWFVVAAVAVCVLVPSAHCASETIAWCYNEPSCNDATWPTIAAPFCNGTRQSPINIVSANATADANLTAFTFTNYGNTSALTKIENTGDTVKVTLADGVKVSGGDLSEAYDSLQFHLHWGNGSTSNGSEHTVDGKRYPMELHIVNSKGSYNKNTTLAVEDSTGLAALGFFIDVKANTSAQPASWNTLTSYLKNITEKGTTVSMAPGISLDDLLAGVDRTKYYRYLGSLTTPSCNEAVVWTVFKDPILVSQDLIDLFASTVRFSNSTSSFMTNVYRNIQKEQPVRTQPASSATRHTLSLMSLILLLGKFLA; encoded by the exons aTGAACTGGTTTGTCGTAGCTGCAGTTGCTGTGTGCGTCCTTGTGCCCAGTGCACATTGTGCTTCAGAAACAATTG CCTGGTGCTACAATGAACCATCTTGCA atgacgCCACCTGGCCGACAATAGCTGCTCCCTTCTGCAACGGCACGCGTCAGTCACCCATTAACATCGTCTCGGCAAACGCAACAGCGGACGCCAACCTCACGGCTTTCACTTTCACAAACTACGGCAACACGTCTGCACTGACGAAGATCGAAAACACGGGAGACACAG tCAAAGTCACGCTTGCTGATGGAGTGAAGGTTTCAGGGGGTGACCTGTCCGAGGCCTACGACAGCCTGCAGTTCCACCTTCACTGGGGCAATGGCTCCACCTCGAACGGGTCAGAACACACCGTGGACGGCAAGCGTTACCCCATGGAG TTACACATCGTGAACAGTAAGGGGTCCTATAATAAGAACACAACACTGGCTGTGGAGGACTCTACTGGTCTTGCCGCTCTTGGATTCTTCATTGAT GTGAAGGCGAACACATCAGCTCAGCCTGCCAGCTGGAACACCCTGACCTCCTATCTGAAAAACATCACAGAGAAGg GCACCACGGTTTCGATGGCTCCTGGGATTTCTTTGGACGACCTCCTGGCTGGGGTGGATCGCACAAAGTACTATCGCTACCTCGGCTCCTTGACGACCCCTAGCTGCAACGAGGCTGTAGTCTGGACCGTGTTCAAGGATCCCATCCTGGTCAGCCAAGATCTG ATTGACCTGTTTGCATCAACGGTACGCTTCTCCAACAGCACCTCCTCCTTCATGACCAACGTCTACCGGAACATCCAAAAGGAGCAGCCAGTGAGGACACAGCCCGCCTCCTCTGCTACCAGACACACTTTGAGCCTGATGTCTCTCATCCTGCTACTAGGaaagtttttagcctaa
- the LOC112153947 gene encoding carbonic anhydrase, with protein sequence MGCFLLLKMRLSVLISLCAAPLVGSSDWCYNTCVDHSPSHWSSVPEWSCGGSHQSPIDIQTSSVESDPNLVNFTFEGFDSTQAIKSITNNGHTVECELGEKLVKVSGGGLNGTYNVLQFHFHWGKADYVHHPGSEHTVDGVRYPMEMHIVTMKDGLSSDTAANHTDGYAVLGFFINATEDQTTSDTWTTLTSFLSNISESNQMVNVDQSISINSLIENVDLSKYYRYMGSLTTPNCSEAVVWTLFHEPILVNSALIQKFPLMTRFVDIYRPTQDLNGRQVYTSSSAHQSSSWCYEERHCANIPSLWSSLPDSKCGGDNQSPIDIDTHNTSVDESLGAFTFHNFNSKQVIESVVNTGHSVQCNLKANSGVEVSDGGLTGAYTVQQFHFHWGTETSDGSEHLVDSRRFPMEMHIVCIKKGMDVSEALTHNDGLAVLGFFIEATHTSKTGSPSESSGDISVTTIPPTSSTSDMEVWKNLTSYLDQIKTLNSMVPFSSEISIDDLLGNVDRQSYFRYGGSLTTPKCNEAVVWTVFKESIKVDHELMAKFPNSTGYEKIYRPAQPVNFRTIFSTKATTGSSPPIKAAGPFLLVFVCALLH encoded by the exons ATGGGCTGCTTTCTTCTTTTAAAG ATGCGTCTGTCTGTCTTGATCTCTCTATGTGCAGCACCTTTAGTTGGAT CAAGCGACTGGTGCTACAACACATGCGTGG ACCATTCTCCCTCTCACTGGAGTAGCGTACCAGAGTGGTCATGTGGTGGAAGTCATCAGTCTCCAATTGATATTCAAACAAGCAGTGTTGAAAGCGACCCCAACCTGGTCAACTTTACCTTTGAAGGATTTGACTCGACTCAGGCCATCAAGTCGATCACTAACAATGGACATACAG ttgAATGTGAGTTAGGAGAAAAACTAGTTAAGGTGAGTGGAGGTGGACTCAACGGGACATACAACGTTCTGCAGTTCCACTTTCATTGGGGAAAGGCAGACTATGTTCATCATCCAGGATCGGAGCACACAGTTGACGGGGTCAGATACCCAATGGAG ATGCACATTGTCACCATGAAGGACGGCCTGTCTTCTGATACCGCAGCAAATCACACAGACGGATATGCGGTGCTCGGGTTTTTCATAAAT GCAACAGAGGACCAAACAACATCAGACACTTGGACCACTTTGACATCGTTCCTTTCAAACATCTCAG AATCTAATCAAATGGTTAATGTTGACCAGAGCATCTCAATCAACAGCCTGATTGAAAATGTAGACCTCTCAAAGTACTATCGATACATGGGCTCCTTGACTACCCCCAACTGCAGTGAAGCCGTGGTGTGGACGCTCTTTCACGAGCCGATTCTTGTCAATTCAGCGCTG ATTCAAAAGTTTCCCCTGATGACCAGATTTGTTGATATCTATCGACCCACACAAGACTTGAACGGTCGCCAGGTGTACACCTCTTCTTCTGCGCACCAGA GTTCTTCATGGTGCTACGAAGAACGCCACTGTG CTAACATTCCATCTCTCTGGAGCTCCCTACCTGACTCTAAATGTGGGGGAGACAACCAGTCACCCATCGACATCGATACACATAACACTAGTGTGGATGAAAGTCTTGGCGCCTTCACTTTCCACAACTTTAATAGCAAACAAGTGATCGAGAGCGTCGTTAACACGGGCCACTcag TGCAGTgcaatttaaaagcaaatagtGGTGTGGAAGTGTCAGACGGAGGTTTGACAGGCGCTTACACCGTCCAGCAGTTCCACTTCCACTGGGGAACCGAGACCTCTGATGGCTCAGAGCACCTGGTGGATTCCAGGAGGTTCCCAATGGAG ATGCATATAGTCTGCATCAAGAAGGGCATGGATGTGTCTGAGGCTCTAACTCACAATGATGGCCTGGCAGTGCTGGGGTTTTTTATTGAG GCTACACACACAAGCAAAACTGGGTCCCCATCAGAATCCTCCGGAGATATTAGCGTAACG ACAATCCCTCCAACAAGTTCAACATCTGACATGGAAGTCTGGAAAAACCTGACCAGCTACTTAGATCAGATTAAAACGTTAA aCTCAATGGTTCCATTCTCTTCTGAAATATCTATTGATGATCTGCTCGGCAACGTTGACCGTCAGTCGTACTTCCGATATGGCGGTTCCCTGACCACCCCCAAGTGCAATGAAGCTGTGGTTTGGACAGTCTTCAAAGAGTCCATTAAGGTGGATCACGAGCTG ATGGCAAAGTTTCCAAATTCTACTGGGTATGAAAAAATCTATCGACCAGCGCAGCCAGTAAACTTCAGAACGATCTTCAGTACAAAGGCAACAACGGGATCGAGTCCTCCAATCAAGGCTGCTGGACCTTTTCTGCTAGTATTTGTCTGTGCTTTACTTCACTGA